Within the Musa acuminata AAA Group cultivar baxijiao chromosome BXJ2-9, Cavendish_Baxijiao_AAA, whole genome shotgun sequence genome, the region AAATATGACTAAAGAGTCGTGTCAATCGAATATCTCTGACCCGTGGGCCCTCCTCATCCGACTGCCCCAGCTCGTCCCCCGCCGCCCCACCGTGGTGCTCCGCCGCCACTGCAGCCCCTCCAGTTGCCTCTCCCACTCGCCCCCGTCGCTCCGAAGCAGCGCCCGGTCGTATTCGCGGCGGAGGCCCTGGTCGGAGAGCACCTCGTACGCCTCCCGCGCCCGCATGAAGCGCTCCGCGAAGTAGCCCTCGTCCCCCGCTATGCGGCACGCGTCCGGGTGCCACCGCCGCGCCTGCCGCCTGTACGCCGCCTTGATCTCCTCCGAACCCGCCGTCTCTGCCACCGACAGCAGCTCGTACATGGTGGCCGCCCCCGGTGCCGCTCTCACTGTCGCCGCCGGCGCTCTAGGTCGCCCCCTGACCGACATGGCAACCAACGCAGGCTTGGCTACCGGAGAAGATAAAAGAAGCATCTCTCGTTCTCTGTGTGTGTTTGTGtatgagcgagagagagagagagaggacctaCTGAGCCTCATATAGGGCCTGCTGAAGATAATTATACTAAGGAAAAGAGAAACCACTCCACATAATCGCAATTTTGTGTATCAAAACATAATTGTAAGCAAATAATATAATTTAAgtgaaatgataaatattttggatTGGGTAACCAAAATTTTCATAAACTTAAGCAATTATAAGAAATCCCAACACATTTATATTATAAGTATTGTATAAATATTTTTGATTAAATAAAGGATGGGAGGAGAAAAGAGCGGCAGAGACCATCACAAAGAACTTTGTTTGGACAACAAGGAAgacatatttgggaatcaaatcatgTTAACATGTTCAAGTCAACACGTAAATTTTGCAAAAGAAAGTAAAAATAAACCTCCACGTATTGCTGCTATTCACATACGGCTAAATTTCCTCTCACCTCTCTCTTCAGTCTCCGTCTTCGTCCAATTTGTCAATAATCCATCTTTATCGTCGCGAATGGCGGCGCCTACTTATTTGACATAGATTGTACTCATCTGGAAACTATATGCACTTTCAATCTCCATTTCAACCGTCACACTATTGGATGTGAGACTCCTTTAAACTTACCCATATATGCCACACATGTCACATGTGCattcaaaaattataatcatatttttaagaaataataaaattattcttGAAAGAATTAATTGAGCTGCAACATATTATAGGTATATATctcatggattttttttttttacatgtagGTTTATTTGACTTCAATTGAATTATGGCATCCTCTAATCTACAGCAACGATAGATtcgaatataataatatatatcgaaaatatatttgaaaacgATTAGATATCAAGATATAACAACTTTCATTCATATGACTGTAATAGAATATCACCTATATACTTATGTTATCAATAATGATATAGTGAAAATGTGACTCAATTTAAATCATTTCACTTGTCAAACAAAACAGTATGATTTCTCTCTCCTATATTAGTGGTGTTTGACACATGTACATGTGATAAGAACTGAACCAAAAAAGATACATATCATATCtagaatttatatataaaaaacttGACATGTCATTGTCCATGTCTACGTTAGTACGGACACACATCAACTCATCTCGTTGCCCATCTTATCTATAAAATACAGTCCATAAGGAGTGATAACTTAGTAAGTATAAACTTTGATAATCTTAGCTAAGTCAACATAAaccaagttatatatatatatatatatatatatatatatatatatatatatatatatatatatatataacatttttaaatttcaaatcaaatatCTTAAACGTTTCATTATGAACTCACTTTCTTATAGCCACTTTAGCAACGTATAACTTGTAGCATGTAGGATGCATAATCAAGAGGCAAGATTCTGATTCAAGGTAAGTCATAATATATCTGTGAAAGCAAAGATCATAATATTTGTAATATAAAATCATAATACATCAATCATTTTTTACATCATGTATAATCATATATACAAATGTGCATTCCTACCGCATatcatatatacaaatacataaatATTTCATAGCAATTATATTGAAACGTGCGTAATAAAAaggtaaaattttgatttaattagaACACACATGTGCAAAAATAGTTCATAATATATGTAATAAGAAATCATAATGCCACTATATTTTATTATAGATATGTGCACTCTCACGTTGTGTATACAAATGCATAAAAATATTTCATGATAATTGCATCTTCCTAGGGTCATATTGGTAATGTACCACCCCGTAACCCGACGGATGCATAACCGATATAACTCTTATTCAAGGTAAATCA harbors:
- the LOC135622002 gene encoding chaperone protein dnaJ 20, chloroplastic-like — protein: MLLLSSPVAKPALVAMSVRGRPRAPAATVRAAPGAATMYELLSVAETAGSEEIKAAYRRQARRWHPDACRIAGDEGYFAERFMRAREAYEVLSDQGLRREYDRALLRSDGGEWERQLEGLQWRRSTTVGRRGTSWGSRMRRAHGSEIFD